One segment of Desulfosudis oleivorans Hxd3 DNA contains the following:
- a CDS encoding MBL fold metallo-hydrolase has protein sequence MNIFRKKMFGPVVAYEAGYGPVGRPLMTVHFYRTGNVLIDTGQNHMRKTITAALAKEDVCAILLTHYHEDHSGNARILSLQHGVPVLGHFLTAEKLKTEYSIFPYQRLIWGKTDPVAVSPLPAVVDAGDCTLTPVHTPGHSKDHTVFLDADNGRLFSGDLYLGDRIKYFRADETFVDQLASLRRVLTLDFDWLLCAHRPCIGNGKAHIQRKLAFLEDLQGEVLGLVEKGDDADAVIQRMKDREVRFIKWLCMGNVSFANMVRAIIREAGPA, from the coding sequence ATGAATATTTTTCGCAAAAAAATGTTTGGACCGGTGGTGGCGTATGAGGCAGGGTATGGCCCTGTGGGCCGCCCCCTGATGACTGTCCATTTTTACCGGACCGGCAATGTGCTGATCGACACCGGCCAGAACCACATGCGAAAGACAATTACCGCGGCCCTGGCCAAAGAAGATGTTTGCGCCATTCTGTTGACCCATTACCATGAAGACCACAGTGGCAATGCCCGGATTCTCTCCCTTCAGCATGGCGTGCCGGTGCTCGGCCATTTTCTGACAGCGGAAAAACTGAAAACTGAATATTCAATCTTTCCCTACCAGCGCCTGATCTGGGGAAAAACCGACCCGGTGGCGGTATCGCCCCTGCCGGCGGTTGTGGATGCCGGCGACTGCACCCTGACGCCGGTTCACACGCCGGGCCACAGCAAAGACCACACCGTTTTTCTGGATGCGGACAACGGCCGGCTTTTTTCAGGTGACCTCTATCTTGGGGACCGCATCAAGTATTTCCGGGCCGATGAAACCTTTGTCGACCAGCTTGCCTCCCTGCGCAGGGTGCTGACCCTGGACTTTGACTGGCTGCTCTGTGCCCACCGGCCCTGCATCGGCAACGGCAAGGCCCATATTCAGCGAAAGCTGGCCTTTCTGGAAGATCTGCAGGGCGAGGTCCTGGGACTGGTTGAAAAGGGGGATGACGCGGACGCTGTCATTCAACGGATGAAAGACCGGGAGGTGCGGTTTATCAAGTGGCTCTGCATGGGCAACGTGAGTTTTGCCAACATGGTCCGGGCCATTATACGGGAGGCCGGCCCGGCCTAG
- a CDS encoding methyl-accepting chemotaxis protein, translating into MIRKRQMGVRARLIFISVSGVLIMGMIGILISGSFLSSRGRQEVAETRRMMVENEKQKLADHVGMLHAFFSRLHATDAAETVQGHVDLACGMLAHIYETAGMPAATSPDTAVPRKRALPKSGYAGADTRMDPGQLRQEMLSAVERLRYGDNGYFWIMDLHPRMILHPGRPELEGLDVTDFTGPDGTKPFAAIADMCAETDEGRLSFLWSDDDPANAVPVTAYVKRFTPLNWIIGTTVPANSRTGTAAMQQALETLRSMSGDARSHSFFWVLDDQGAIVLNPFGAGKETDTRAGGPIAALAAIAEKAAEKGPVTVEQLLTRPGGATPDPVVIHARSLEPWGWTLGAVTWLDSVESEMAGKRSQIIAQKTGQFLRLAVITVLVCMAMILFAVIVSRRIVAPMRQTTAMLEDIAQGAGDLTRRLEVTGTDEMGMMAVWVNRLMEQLARIMSGVTQRAETFIGSSASLLDISRELETGARRTSRQLNTIAASMEQLSSNARSMASAMEESATNVDMVATSSEQMTATINEIAQNSEMARQDISRAAARSKEAFDRIADLSQAAGEIDRITETITEISEQTNLLALNATIEAARAGEAGKGFAVVADEIKKLAGQTADATEEIKDLIRNIQTATGATAASVEDASSVISGVQEVVSSISAAMEQQSVGTREITANIAQVALAVQEVSRNVQQSSSTNAEVTRDLARVSLSSGELADISTKLSGNAQSLSTVAEELKQLVDQFKV; encoded by the coding sequence ATGATCAGGAAGAGACAGATGGGGGTTCGGGCCAGGCTGATTTTTATCTCGGTATCCGGTGTGCTGATCATGGGCATGATCGGCATTCTGATTTCCGGGTCTTTTCTGTCCTCCCGGGGACGGCAGGAGGTCGCGGAGACGCGCCGAATGATGGTGGAAAACGAAAAGCAGAAACTGGCCGACCATGTCGGTATGCTTCACGCGTTTTTCTCCCGGCTGCATGCGACGGACGCCGCGGAAACGGTTCAAGGGCATGTGGACCTGGCCTGCGGTATGCTGGCCCATATCTATGAAACCGCGGGCATGCCGGCCGCGACCTCCCCGGATACCGCCGTTCCCCGAAAGCGGGCCCTGCCGAAGTCAGGATACGCTGGGGCCGATACCCGCATGGACCCGGGCCAGCTGCGGCAGGAGATGCTGTCGGCGGTGGAGCGGCTTCGGTACGGCGACAACGGTTATTTTTGGATCATGGACCTGCATCCCCGAATGATCCTGCACCCCGGCCGGCCGGAACTTGAGGGCCTTGACGTGACCGACTTTACCGGGCCTGACGGCACCAAGCCCTTTGCGGCCATTGCCGATATGTGCGCGGAAACGGATGAAGGCCGCCTGAGTTTTCTCTGGTCTGACGACGATCCGGCCAACGCCGTTCCCGTGACCGCCTATGTGAAACGGTTTACCCCTTTAAACTGGATCATCGGTACCACTGTGCCGGCAAACAGCCGAACCGGGACTGCGGCCATGCAGCAGGCACTGGAGACGCTTCGGTCCATGAGCGGTGATGCCCGGTCCCACTCCTTTTTCTGGGTGCTCGACGACCAGGGGGCAATTGTCCTGAACCCTTTTGGCGCCGGAAAAGAGACGGACACGCGGGCCGGCGGGCCGATAGCGGCCCTGGCCGCCATTGCCGAAAAGGCGGCGGAAAAAGGGCCTGTCACCGTTGAGCAGTTGCTGACAAGGCCGGGGGGAGCAACGCCTGACCCGGTGGTGATTCACGCCCGTTCCCTCGAGCCGTGGGGCTGGACCCTGGGGGCCGTGACCTGGCTGGACAGTGTTGAATCCGAGATGGCGGGCAAACGGTCCCAGATCATTGCCCAGAAGACCGGCCAGTTTTTGCGGCTGGCCGTGATTACCGTTCTGGTCTGCATGGCCATGATTCTTTTTGCCGTGATTGTGTCCCGCCGCATCGTGGCGCCCATGCGGCAGACCACGGCCATGCTGGAGGATATTGCCCAGGGCGCCGGAGACCTGACCCGGCGGCTGGAAGTGACCGGCACCGACGAGATGGGCATGATGGCCGTGTGGGTAAACCGGCTGATGGAACAACTGGCCCGGATCATGTCCGGTGTTACCCAGCGGGCGGAAACGTTCATCGGCTCCTCGGCATCGCTGCTGGACATCTCCAGGGAGCTGGAAACCGGGGCACGGCGCACGTCACGGCAGTTGAACACCATTGCCGCTTCAATGGAACAGTTGAGTTCCAATGCCCGCTCCATGGCTTCTGCCATGGAAGAGTCGGCCACCAACGTGGATATGGTGGCCACATCGTCGGAACAGATGACCGCCACCATCAACGAGATCGCGCAAAACAGTGAAATGGCCCGCCAGGATATCAGCCGTGCCGCGGCCCGGTCCAAAGAGGCTTTTGACCGGATCGCCGACCTGAGCCAGGCGGCCGGGGAGATCGACCGGATCACTGAAACCATCACCGAGATATCGGAGCAGACCAACCTGCTGGCCTTAAATGCCACCATTGAAGCGGCCCGGGCAGGAGAGGCGGGTAAGGGGTTTGCCGTGGTGGCCGACGAGATCAAGAAGCTGGCCGGCCAGACAGCGGACGCCACCGAGGAGATCAAGGACCTGATTCGAAACATTCAGACCGCCACCGGTGCCACTGCCGCGTCGGTGGAAGATGCCTCCAGTGTCATATCCGGGGTCCAGGAGGTGGTCTCTTCCATATCCGCGGCCATGGAACAGCAGTCTGTGGGAACCCGGGAAATCACCGCCAACATCGCCCAGGTGGCCCTGGCGGTGCAGGAGGTCTCCCGGAATGTGCAGCAGAGTTCCTCTACCAACGCCGAGGTGACCCGTGACCTGGCCCGGGTAAGCTTGTCCTCCGGTGAACTGGCCGACATCAGCACCAAGCTCTCTGGAAACGCTCAGTCCCTCTCCACGGTGGCGGAAGAGCTTAAACAGCTAGTAGACCAGTTCAAGGTGTAG
- a CDS encoding metallophosphoesterase, with amino-acid sequence MESNAYHSTRRKSPKQRQIRLAVLFFLLLLSIPWACPVWAGQNFQGLWCSDIHFDPFFDPAIVPELNRRPEKEWPSILAGSPLQGRLPKAGEQTGLALLESTLQAMRARLARPEFIICSGDFLAHGFNEKYAAITGEKNPAACSAFIDKTLSFLVSRFTFYFPDAPVLFSLGNTDSYEGDYRATAHSPFFKASAPLLGQAFLKTGQDEKTFAATYRQGGYFETRLLGRKNLRVFSLNTTFFSRKTSKAGPGPAAEQLAWLEDRIDHAARRKEKVWVLMHIPPGISVYSTLQKNPGRAVPKKPVLLLNQTYLAPLKQILTRYPDTVAALFAGHIHRNDFRLLRTDAGPPAVVLVTAAVSPVFDNNPVFRVVTVDPAGFTIAGMEEWFLDLLTGKWQRGAAWGPRPLTGKTLHRFWQEMKDTPALADRYMAAYNGFAKPDAITGQTFAFYHAAMGALDAPGYQQALEGWFLPDTPPPADVMTVPAGPD; translated from the coding sequence TTGGAATCGAACGCATACCACAGCACCCGACGGAAATCGCCAAAACAGCGGCAGATACGGCTGGCGGTTCTTTTCTTTCTGCTGCTGCTCTCTATTCCATGGGCCTGCCCCGTATGGGCCGGACAGAATTTTCAGGGCCTGTGGTGTTCGGACATTCACTTTGATCCCTTTTTCGATCCGGCCATTGTGCCGGAGCTCAATCGCCGGCCCGAAAAAGAGTGGCCTTCCATCCTGGCAGGTTCCCCCCTTCAGGGCCGTCTTCCAAAAGCCGGGGAACAGACCGGCCTTGCCCTTCTGGAGTCCACCCTGCAGGCGATGCGCGCCCGGCTTGCCCGGCCTGAATTTATTATCTGCTCCGGCGATTTTCTGGCCCATGGTTTTAATGAAAAATACGCGGCCATCACAGGGGAAAAAAATCCGGCGGCCTGTTCCGCCTTTATCGACAAAACCCTCTCTTTTCTCGTCTCCCGTTTTACCTTCTATTTTCCGGATGCGCCGGTTCTCTTCTCTCTGGGCAACACGGACAGCTATGAAGGCGACTACCGCGCCACTGCTCACAGCCCTTTTTTCAAGGCCTCAGCCCCGCTTCTGGGGCAGGCGTTTCTCAAGACCGGGCAGGACGAAAAAACGTTTGCCGCCACCTATCGCCAGGGCGGTTATTTTGAAACCCGCCTTTTGGGCCGAAAAAACCTTCGCGTTTTTTCTCTCAACACCACGTTCTTCTCCAGAAAAACGTCGAAAGCCGGCCCCGGTCCGGCCGCCGAACAACTGGCGTGGCTGGAAGACCGCATAGACCATGCGGCCCGGCGCAAGGAAAAGGTCTGGGTGCTGATGCACATACCGCCGGGCATCAGCGTCTATTCCACCCTGCAAAAAAATCCCGGCCGCGCGGTTCCGAAAAAACCGGTCTTGCTTCTCAATCAGACGTACCTTGCACCGTTGAAACAGATCCTCACACGATATCCAGATACCGTGGCAGCCCTCTTTGCAGGCCACATTCACCGGAACGACTTTCGCCTGTTGCGCACGGATGCCGGCCCGCCGGCAGTGGTGCTGGTGACGGCCGCGGTCTCCCCGGTATTTGACAACAACCCGGTGTTTCGAGTGGTAACGGTTGATCCGGCCGGTTTTACCATTGCCGGCATGGAAGAGTGGTTTCTGGACCTTCTCACCGGGAAATGGCAGCGGGGCGCAGCATGGGGCCCCCGCCCCCTCACCGGCAAAACCCTGCACCGGTTCTGGCAGGAGATGAAAGATACCCCCGCCCTGGCCGACCGGTATATGGCCGCCTACAACGGGTTTGCAAAGCCCGACGCCATCACGGGACAGACCTTTGCATTTTACCATGCCGCCATGGGCGCGCTTGATGCCCCGGGATATCAGCAGGCCCTGGAAGGCTGGTTCCTGCCGGACACTCCACCGCCGGCCGATGTAATGACCGTGCCGGCCGGCCCGGATTGA
- the mnmA gene encoding tRNA 2-thiouridine(34) synthase MnmA, producing MNPLNPWPLESSNPLIAVLVSGGIDSLVAAHLLKQSGADVTAIHFLTGYEPEDRAGRLEKLFTQMDIPVFIFDCRTVFQSNVVDYFTAAYLRGETPNPCMVCNSRIKFGACMDYARSLGADAVATGHYCRTTKDPDGVRLWKGADPAKEQSYFLAFLSQDQLGRARFPLERMTKDQVRAHAARHGLVPIESKESQDVCFIRGEECADFIEAQVPAIPGPGPIEDMTGRLIGTHSGLHRFTVGQRRGINCPAEQPYYVAALDMARNCLKVGFRQDLFVPVCRVAQVNWIPDRPKGSMNVSVKIRYNQTEVPARLTALGETDAVVEFVTPQFAVAPGQGAVFYDGDAVLGGGIIRAE from the coding sequence ATGAACCCCTTGAACCCTTGGCCCCTTGAATCCTCGAACCCTTTGATTGCCGTTCTTGTCAGCGGCGGAATAGATTCTCTGGTGGCGGCCCACCTGCTGAAACAGTCCGGGGCTGACGTGACGGCCATCCATTTTCTCACCGGGTATGAACCGGAAGACCGGGCAGGACGGCTTGAAAAGCTGTTTACGCAAATGGATATTCCGGTTTTCATTTTTGACTGCCGGACCGTGTTTCAATCCAATGTGGTGGACTATTTTACCGCTGCCTACCTTCGCGGTGAAACACCCAATCCCTGCATGGTGTGCAACAGCCGCATCAAGTTTGGGGCCTGCATGGACTACGCCCGTTCCCTGGGCGCCGATGCCGTTGCCACGGGCCATTACTGCCGGACAACCAAAGACCCGGACGGTGTGCGGCTCTGGAAAGGGGCGGACCCGGCAAAGGAGCAGAGCTATTTTCTTGCCTTTCTGTCCCAGGATCAGCTTGGCCGGGCCCGGTTTCCCCTGGAGCGGATGACAAAGGACCAGGTGCGGGCCCACGCGGCCCGGCACGGTCTTGTTCCCATTGAGAGCAAAGAAAGCCAGGATGTCTGTTTTATCAGGGGCGAAGAATGCGCCGATTTTATAGAGGCCCAGGTTCCGGCCATCCCGGGCCCGGGCCCGATTGAAGACATGACGGGCCGGTTGATCGGCACCCATTCCGGGCTGCACCGGTTTACCGTGGGCCAGCGCAGGGGAATCAACTGCCCGGCTGAACAGCCCTACTATGTGGCGGCCCTGGACATGGCGCGCAACTGCCTGAAGGTGGGGTTCCGGCAGGACCTGTTTGTCCCGGTCTGCCGGGTGGCGCAGGTAAACTGGATTCCGGACAGGCCGAAAGGTTCCATGAACGTGTCTGTAAAGATCCGGTACAATCAGACAGAAGTGCCGGCCCGGCTGACGGCCCTGGGCGAAACAGACGCGGTTGTTGAGTTTGTCACGCCCCAGTTTGCCGTGGCCCCGGGCCAGGGAGCGGTTTTTTATGACGGGGACGCTGTTCTCGGCGGGGGTATTATCAGGGCGGAATGA
- a CDS encoding TerB family tellurite resistance protein produces MSWIGKMVGGTLGFALGGPVGAILGGVFGHAFDTKEERALSGGGPTLLSPEEEAQMTFFVAGFSMLAKLAAVDGRVTKEEMEAVQRFMAQDLSMTEKNQQVAFRIFRQAAASSNTFDQFARQFHERFADKPELLDLMLDILLRVSLADGHISPDEEALIQSAARIFQYSEAAYSRIKERYVKSSDSVYAVLKSERSNTDEEIKKQYRKLVSEFHPDKIASKGLPDEFTAFAAEKFREIHEAYETIRRERGF; encoded by the coding sequence ATGAGCTGGATCGGTAAAATGGTGGGCGGCACCCTCGGGTTTGCCCTGGGTGGCCCGGTGGGCGCGATTCTGGGCGGGGTGTTCGGCCACGCCTTTGACACGAAGGAAGAGCGGGCGCTTTCCGGCGGCGGCCCCACCCTGCTTTCACCCGAGGAAGAGGCCCAGATGACCTTTTTTGTGGCCGGTTTTTCCATGCTGGCCAAACTGGCCGCCGTGGACGGCCGGGTAACGAAAGAAGAAATGGAAGCGGTCCAGCGCTTCATGGCTCAGGACCTTTCCATGACCGAAAAAAACCAGCAGGTGGCCTTTCGCATCTTTCGCCAGGCCGCTGCCTCGAGCAACACGTTTGACCAGTTTGCCCGCCAGTTCCACGAAAGATTTGCCGACAAACCCGAACTGCTGGACCTGATGCTTGATATCCTGCTGCGGGTCTCCCTGGCCGACGGCCATATCAGCCCGGACGAAGAGGCCCTGATTCAGTCCGCGGCCCGGATCTTTCAATACAGCGAGGCCGCGTACAGCCGGATTAAAGAGCGATACGTGAAAAGCTCGGATTCGGTCTATGCCGTGCTCAAGAGTGAAAGAAGCAACACCGATGAAGAGATAAAAAAGCAGTACCGTAAACTGGTGTCCGAATTTCACCCGGACAAAATCGCCTCCAAGGGCCTGCCCGACGAGTTTACCGCCTTTGCCGCTGAAAAATTCCGCGAAATCCACGAGGCCTACGAGACCATTCGCAGGGAGCGGGGTTTCTAG
- the mtaB gene encoding tRNA (N(6)-L-threonylcarbamoyladenosine(37)-C(2))-methylthiotransferase MtaB, with protein sequence MKSFIIKTLGCKVNQFESEAIAAALISEGWCLADAGGPADLCIVNTCTVTSRGAMQSRQLLRRLRREHPFAMVLATGCHATLNAEELAATGAVDCIVYHCAKYRIPETVRSMEDAFTPGGPVRIVDQGERRDLFTRLSPAAVTGFRTRAFLRIQDGCNAFCAYCIVPHARGPSVSMTPDRVMAALAALDADGRREVVLAGIHLGLYGADLSPSVSLLELLTTVVRRRLVSRLRLSSIEPCELTDDLLDLAAGTDMICDHFHLPLQSGSNDVLGRMGRPYTAEVYADRVAAVRKRVPHAAIGADVLVGFPGETAALFEETFCLVETLPVSYLHVFPFSSRPGTRAAAMDNPVPAEEIKSRCARLRNLGAEKKRIFCQNNYERMVPALVEETPDRKTGLLKAVSTNYLSVLVKGPEALRGQLVNVRIGEQVEGLQVKGEIATPARAAREEADK encoded by the coding sequence ATGAAAAGCTTTATCATTAAAACCCTGGGGTGCAAGGTTAATCAATTTGAATCCGAGGCCATTGCAGCGGCCCTGATCTCCGAAGGATGGTGTCTGGCCGATGCCGGCGGCCCTGCTGATCTTTGCATTGTCAACACCTGCACCGTGACCTCCAGGGGCGCCATGCAGTCCCGCCAGCTGCTCCGCCGGCTCCGGCGCGAACACCCTTTTGCCATGGTCCTTGCCACGGGGTGCCATGCCACCCTGAACGCAGAGGAGCTGGCCGCCACCGGTGCGGTGGACTGCATCGTGTACCACTGCGCCAAGTACCGGATTCCTGAGACCGTCCGGTCCATGGAAGACGCTTTTACGCCTGGCGGCCCTGTTCGCATCGTGGACCAGGGGGAGCGCCGTGACCTGTTTACCCGGCTTTCCCCGGCGGCGGTGACCGGGTTTCGGACCCGGGCCTTTCTGCGCATCCAGGACGGGTGCAACGCTTTTTGCGCCTACTGTATCGTGCCCCATGCCCGGGGCCCCAGCGTCAGCATGACGCCGGACCGGGTGATGGCAGCCCTTGCCGCGCTTGACGCGGACGGCCGCCGGGAGGTGGTGCTGGCCGGCATTCACCTGGGCCTTTACGGCGCCGATCTGTCGCCCTCGGTCTCCCTTCTGGAACTGCTTACAACCGTTGTCCGGCGCCGGCTCGTATCCCGGCTGCGGCTCAGCTCCATTGAGCCGTGTGAGCTCACCGATGACCTGCTGGACCTGGCGGCCGGCACCGACATGATCTGCGACCATTTTCACCTGCCCCTGCAAAGCGGTTCCAACGATGTGCTGGGCCGCATGGGCCGGCCCTACACCGCTGAAGTTTATGCCGACCGGGTGGCGGCGGTGCGAAAACGGGTGCCCCATGCCGCCATCGGCGCGGATGTGCTGGTGGGGTTTCCCGGTGAAACCGCCGCCCTGTTTGAAGAGACCTTTTGCCTGGTTGAAACCCTGCCGGTGAGCTACCTGCATGTTTTTCCCTTTTCGTCCCGGCCCGGCACCCGTGCCGCGGCCATGGACAACCCGGTGCCGGCAGAAGAGATCAAGTCCCGTTGCGCCCGGCTGCGGAATCTGGGGGCGGAAAAGAAACGGATTTTCTGTCAAAATAATTACGAAAGAATGGTGCCGGCCCTGGTGGAGGAGACGCCGGACCGCAAAACCGGCCTGCTCAAGGCGGTTTCCACCAATTACCTGTCTGTTCTGGTCAAGGGGCCGGAAGCGCTTCGGGGGCAACTGGTGAATGTCCGGATCGGGGAGCAGGTGGAGGGGTTGCAGGTAAAAGGGGAAATCGCGACCCCGGCGCGTGCGGCACGGGAAGAAGCCGACAAATGA